tatgaaatacaatacaatctttCAGTATTTCTAACAATTCTGATCTAAACATTAACTATAAATAGACCCTTTAGTGCCTAGGATGAACATCAACAATCCAAGAAACCACTGAATTAGCTGATACATGAATTACAATACTCCTCAACTTTAATCAGCTGCAATGGCTTCTAAACAGTTGAATATTGCCCTTGCAGTCTTCGCAATTGTTCAAGCTGCTAAAAGTCCTGTTATCAATTCTCATACATTCAGCCTTCAAATACACGGTGGGGCGGCACAATGTCTTCAAAGTGAATGGTACCGTCTTCACGAACTGCACTATACCACCACCAAATGAAGCTCTTACCATTGGAAATGATGTGATTACACTGGCCACCCCTGGAAGGAAGTGGTACATTTGCGATGTAAACGACCATTGTGCCAACTACGGACAGAAGCTTGCCATCACTGTGCTGGAAGGGTGGGCGTCTCCTGCACCGGCCCCCTCCCCCTCCACCACCACAGCACCAGCACCCAGTTCTGCTTATGGGATCTCGGTGTCTGGGTATTAGCTTCTAATGGCAACCACGGCTGCTGTTGCTTTCCTTCTTGTTTAATCTGTTCTTAGAGGATTGCCTTCGATCATCTAGCTAATTTCATTTGGTCTAAtggtttttgtttaaattatatttcatacGTAAAGAAAATGATAGGTTGAAGTTGTGAGAGATGGAAGAAATAAATGATGATCAATATATACGAGATGAATTTAATTTGAGTGAGAGtaagacattttctttttcttctatatattattttttattatctttatttaattgtctatatattctttttcttttacttaagaggaaaaaaaaaatttggcatGAATTTATCAATCTATTAATTCATTCATATCTTCTCACTAGGTCACCTAACACCCTAATTCGGGTCCACGTGCAATAAGCCCTTTGATATCTTGTATCTCTACCTCctcaacaatcaaaacaaggTCAACCAACTATCCTTGCGTGTGGCTCACAGGCTTGGACTAGGAGCTATCGTCAATGGAAGCCAATTGCAAGCATTGATAGGTCATGCTAGAAGTCAAAACTGGCTAGCATCTAGCACGAAGCTTATGATTGGATAAGGAACAAAAGACTCCCAAAGCATGAGGGGTCCCCATAAGACCCTATAATATCCAGAATCATCTGGGTTGTATCGATAAGAGCCTAATGAAGACACAGTGGATATATTTGGCAGCTGCTCTTTAG
This DNA window, taken from Vitis riparia cultivar Riparia Gloire de Montpellier isolate 1030 chromosome 13, EGFV_Vit.rip_1.0, whole genome shotgun sequence, encodes the following:
- the LOC117928410 gene encoding blue copper protein-like produces the protein MAFKYTVGRHNVFKVNGTVFTNCTIPPPNEALTIGNDVITLATPGRKWYICDVNDHCANYGQKLAITVLEGWASPAPAPSPSTTTAPAPSSAYGISVSGY